A section of the Rubritalea squalenifaciens DSM 18772 genome encodes:
- a CDS encoding NAD(P)H-dependent glycerol-3-phosphate dehydrogenase yields MAFDSSQTVAVLGAGSWGSALAILVSEHFQKVILVGRDPEQIAEINAFHTNRNYLPKIKLPTNIEATTDYNEVAEAALILSVLPTSATREGAEALKKVGIKANVPVVSCAKGIERNTGRRMSEIIAELLPENPIAVLSGPNHAEEVSAKMATCAVVGCSDEELAADLQSVFTANYFRTYTSDDIAGIELGGALKNVFAIAAGIVAGIGLGDNAIAALVTRGLTEMTRLGVALGGRQETFSGLSGIGDLMATCYSPHSRNNRVGKALGSGETLQEATDRLGMVAEGVPNTLSIYEAARKAGIETPLIDAVYQVLYEDKPAQEALVELLTREPKPEHVD; encoded by the coding sequence CGATTCTTCACAAACTGTAGCTGTCCTAGGAGCTGGTTCTTGGGGGTCCGCGTTGGCAATCCTGGTGTCGGAGCATTTCCAAAAAGTCATACTCGTTGGCCGTGATCCTGAGCAAATTGCGGAAATAAACGCATTCCACACCAACAGAAACTATCTACCCAAGATCAAGCTTCCTACGAACATCGAAGCTACCACCGACTATAACGAAGTAGCTGAGGCAGCCTTGATTCTCTCTGTACTCCCTACCTCTGCCACTCGTGAGGGCGCTGAAGCTCTCAAAAAAGTGGGTATCAAGGCGAACGTCCCAGTTGTTTCTTGTGCCAAAGGCATTGAGAGAAACACAGGCCGCAGAATGAGTGAGATCATCGCAGAGCTACTTCCTGAGAACCCAATCGCCGTACTTTCTGGCCCCAACCACGCGGAGGAAGTTTCAGCCAAAATGGCTACCTGCGCGGTAGTGGGATGCTCTGATGAAGAGCTGGCAGCAGACCTCCAGTCTGTCTTTACGGCCAACTATTTCCGTACTTATACCAGTGATGACATCGCCGGCATAGAGTTGGGTGGCGCACTCAAGAACGTCTTTGCCATCGCCGCAGGTATTGTGGCAGGCATCGGTCTGGGTGATAACGCGATTGCAGCACTCGTCACCCGAGGATTGACCGAGATGACTCGCCTTGGAGTAGCCCTAGGAGGTCGCCAAGAAACCTTCTCTGGCCTCTCTGGCATTGGCGACCTGATGGCTACTTGCTACTCACCGCATTCTCGTAACAACCGCGTAGGTAAGGCTCTAGGTAGTGGTGAGACCCTTCAGGAGGCCACTGATCGCCTTGGCATGGTCGCCGAAGGCGTACCTAACACCCTATCCATCTACGAAGCTGCTAGAAAAGCGGGAATCGAGACACCTCTCATCGATGCTGTCTACCAGGTGCTCTACGAGGATAAACCTGCTCAGGAAGCCCTGGTTGAACTCCTGACAAGGGAGCCCAAGCCAGAGCACGTCGATTAA
- a CDS encoding beta-ketoacyl-ACP synthase III yields the protein MSQHASEIPVTIAGTGSYVPEKILTNADLEKIVDTTDEWITSRTGIKERHIAAEGENTSDLATKAAERALEQAQMKGEDLDLIIVATISPDTITPATACYVQHNLGATKAVAFDISAACSGFLYAMKLAKRMISDGAFSNALIIGAEKLSAFVNWEDRNTCVLFGDGAGAAVLRKSEDGEGRILATEMGTDGAQTGILNIPGGGSACPITVDNASEKLASLNMQGREVFKLAVNAMKRASETAIERAGLTPDDIKLVIPHQANLRIIDAIADRLTVPNEKVFVNLHKYGNTSAAAVAIALDEAHREGKFERGDNIVLVVFGAGLTWAATAIQW from the coding sequence ATGAGCCAGCACGCTTCAGAAATTCCAGTCACAATCGCCGGAACAGGCAGCTATGTCCCTGAAAAAATCCTGACCAATGCGGATCTCGAGAAAATCGTGGACACCACGGATGAATGGATCACCTCACGCACTGGCATCAAGGAGAGACATATCGCCGCTGAAGGCGAGAACACCTCAGACTTAGCAACCAAGGCCGCAGAGCGCGCTCTCGAGCAAGCCCAGATGAAAGGCGAAGACTTGGACCTCATCATCGTAGCGACTATCTCACCAGACACCATTACCCCGGCTACCGCTTGCTATGTGCAGCACAACTTAGGTGCCACCAAAGCGGTCGCTTTCGATATTTCTGCCGCCTGCTCAGGTTTCCTTTATGCCATGAAGCTGGCAAAGCGCATGATTTCTGACGGAGCCTTTTCTAATGCCCTCATCATTGGCGCCGAAAAGCTCTCTGCATTTGTAAACTGGGAAGACCGCAATACTTGCGTACTCTTCGGCGATGGCGCGGGTGCAGCCGTTCTCAGAAAATCCGAAGATGGTGAAGGCCGCATCCTGGCTACCGAAATGGGAACCGATGGCGCCCAAACTGGCATCCTGAATATTCCAGGTGGTGGATCAGCCTGCCCGATCACCGTAGATAATGCCTCGGAAAAACTGGCATCTCTCAACATGCAAGGCCGCGAGGTCTTCAAACTGGCAGTCAATGCCATGAAACGTGCTTCCGAAACAGCCATTGAGCGAGCAGGTCTCACTCCTGATGACATCAAACTCGTGATCCCACACCAGGCGAACCTGAGAATCATCGATGCCATTGCCGACCGTCTCACCGTACCAAATGAGAAAGTCTTCGTGAACCTGCATAAATATGGCAACACCTCAGCAGCCGCAGTAGCGATCGCCTTGGATGAAGCCCATCGCGAAGGTAAATTTGAACGAGGAGACAATATCGTTCTGGTCGTGTTTGGAGCCGGACTCACTTGGGCAGCTACTGCCATTCAGTGGTAG
- a CDS encoding valine--pyruvate transaminase, with protein sequence MVDYSLFGKRLCGGSGIEELMDDLGHALATGGPDTKMLGGGQPGSIPEMNAIWRERLQEILDEPGAMEKVLCNYDPPRGNPKFLSSVAQMFREKFGWNITEKNLAITPGGQSAFFFIFNALAGRFEDGRRKKILLPLVPEYIGYANQSVGADFFKAYKPKIEKLGDHQFKYRVDFDALEVTEEISAICVSRPTNPSGNVLTDNEMAKLAKLAKENGVPLIIDNAYGAPFPNIFFADANPLFDDNTILTLSLSKIGLPGTRTGIVIAPEEIASAIASMSAIVDLANNNVGQAIMEPLVRSGKILELSNEVVRPFYLEKSKQAQGWVSEFFEDTLPYRYHVSEGALFLWMWFEDMPITARELYERLKARNVLVVPGNYFFFGLGDDEWRHRRECIRVTYTMDEGTVRDGIRIIAEEVQKAYVEKA encoded by the coding sequence ATGGTAGACTATTCATTGTTCGGAAAACGGTTATGCGGCGGTAGTGGTATTGAGGAATTGATGGATGACCTCGGGCACGCTCTAGCGACGGGTGGACCTGATACGAAAATGCTTGGAGGCGGTCAGCCTGGTAGTATTCCAGAAATGAACGCCATCTGGCGTGAGCGTCTACAGGAGATCCTGGACGAGCCAGGTGCGATGGAAAAGGTGCTCTGTAATTACGACCCTCCACGAGGGAATCCAAAATTTTTGAGCTCAGTAGCTCAGATGTTCCGTGAAAAATTCGGCTGGAACATTACGGAGAAGAACTTGGCCATCACGCCAGGTGGTCAGTCAGCCTTCTTCTTTATCTTTAATGCACTCGCGGGCCGTTTCGAAGATGGTCGTCGCAAGAAGATCCTTCTTCCCTTGGTGCCAGAGTACATTGGTTATGCAAATCAATCGGTCGGCGCTGACTTTTTCAAAGCCTATAAGCCTAAAATCGAAAAGCTAGGCGATCATCAGTTCAAGTATCGAGTTGATTTTGATGCCTTGGAGGTGACTGAGGAGATTTCCGCTATTTGTGTATCTCGTCCGACCAACCCTTCCGGCAATGTGCTTACTGACAATGAAATGGCTAAGTTGGCCAAGCTCGCCAAAGAAAATGGTGTACCATTGATTATTGATAATGCTTACGGGGCACCTTTCCCGAATATTTTCTTTGCTGATGCGAACCCGTTGTTTGATGACAATACGATTCTCACATTAAGCCTCTCTAAAATTGGTTTGCCTGGTACACGCACGGGTATCGTGATCGCCCCTGAGGAAATCGCTTCTGCGATCGCCTCCATGAGTGCCATTGTAGATTTGGCGAACAATAATGTAGGACAAGCCATTATGGAGCCACTCGTGCGTAGTGGTAAGATTTTGGAGCTTAGCAATGAGGTCGTGAGACCATTCTATCTAGAGAAGTCTAAGCAGGCTCAGGGCTGGGTTTCCGAGTTTTTCGAGGATACTTTGCCATATCGTTACCATGTCAGTGAGGGGGCGCTATTCCTCTGGATGTGGTTCGAGGATATGCCAATCACAGCACGTGAGCTCTACGAACGTCTCAAAGCGCGTAACGTTCTCGTGGTGCCAGGGAACTATTTCTTCTTTGGTCTCGGTGATGATGAGTGGAGACACAGGCGTGAGTGCATTCGTGTCACCTACACGATGGATGAAGGTACCGTCAGAGATGGGATTCGTATCATCGCTGAAGAGGTGCAGAAAGCCTATGTGGAGAAGGCATAG
- a CDS encoding tetratricopeptide repeat protein — protein MNLKCSISSALLLMIGTLAHAVDPLPVSKEFWKDPAFVSSFNGSYRINARIEPSLSGEERALLVKVQEEMKKGNRENALKILQSSGLTKGSPALMFNVGNIQFELGKLEEAIESFKAALKEYPSFRRAHRNLALCYVRADDYEKALPPILEAVSLGDQDGTTMGLLGYCYLQQEKYASALQAYRSALLTQPDVVDWKMGAAQCLGELNQMEEAEKLILEVTESKPDHVAYQLLLSDIQYRMGKMDASMAGLEWLRRKGLLPANSLISLGNMYVAQGDLRLAGELYQEVSKRIQPESYQAFLKAAEQVLHRQHWELAEMMLGLTKGWQLKGNDMQILSKRMTAILSVQKGEDRAKTLLDEILRMNPNDGEALLLMGTWYQSRKKYELAALQYDRAAKLPEYAKRAYLNHGRMLVDQKRFEPALPLLRRAAEGETNANLAKYIKAVENLVSAN, from the coding sequence ATGAATTTGAAATGCTCTATTAGTTCTGCTTTGCTTCTGATGATTGGCACGCTGGCTCACGCAGTTGACCCATTGCCTGTTTCTAAAGAATTTTGGAAAGATCCGGCATTTGTGAGTTCTTTCAATGGTTCCTACAGAATCAATGCTAGAATTGAACCCAGCCTCTCGGGGGAAGAGCGTGCCCTCTTGGTGAAGGTGCAGGAGGAAATGAAGAAGGGCAATCGTGAGAATGCTCTAAAAATTCTTCAATCAAGTGGTCTGACAAAAGGATCGCCTGCGCTGATGTTTAACGTGGGAAATATTCAATTTGAGTTAGGTAAGCTTGAGGAAGCCATTGAGAGCTTCAAGGCCGCGCTCAAGGAGTATCCATCATTTCGAAGAGCGCACCGTAATTTGGCTTTGTGCTATGTGAGAGCAGATGACTATGAAAAAGCTCTCCCACCGATTCTTGAAGCGGTTTCTCTAGGGGATCAGGATGGCACCACGATGGGCTTGTTAGGCTATTGCTACCTTCAGCAGGAAAAATATGCGTCCGCTTTGCAGGCATATAGGTCTGCGCTTCTTACCCAGCCCGATGTCGTGGACTGGAAAATGGGTGCAGCTCAATGCTTGGGTGAACTCAATCAGATGGAGGAGGCTGAAAAACTCATTTTGGAAGTGACGGAGAGCAAGCCTGATCATGTAGCCTATCAGCTGCTGCTTTCAGACATCCAATACCGGATGGGCAAGATGGATGCTTCCATGGCTGGACTTGAGTGGCTCAGACGGAAGGGTCTCTTGCCGGCCAATAGCTTGATTAGCCTTGGCAATATGTATGTCGCTCAAGGAGACCTTCGTTTGGCAGGAGAGTTGTATCAGGAAGTTTCCAAGCGTATTCAGCCGGAATCTTACCAGGCATTTCTCAAGGCCGCAGAGCAGGTCCTACACAGACAGCATTGGGAGCTGGCAGAGATGATGCTGGGCTTGACCAAGGGCTGGCAGCTGAAAGGAAATGATATGCAGATCTTGAGCAAGCGCATGACGGCTATATTGTCCGTTCAAAAAGGGGAGGATAGGGCCAAGACTTTATTGGATGAGATCCTGCGCATGAATCCTAATGATGGTGAAGCTCTCCTCTTGATGGGGACTTGGTATCAGTCACGGAAGAAGTATGAGCTGGCAGCGCTTCAGTATGACCGTGCTGCCAAACTTCCTGAATATGCCAAACGGGCATACCTGAACCATGGGCGCATGCTTGTGGATCAGAAGCGCTTCGAGCCAGCACTACCGCTGCTCAGGAGGGCGGCAGAAGGGGAAACGAATGCAAATCTAGCCAAGTATATTAAAGCCGTGGAGAATTTAGTCTCTGCCAATTGA
- a CDS encoding ExbD/TolR family protein, with translation MRRFRHFTSESDTSSEINMSPLIDIVFILLIFFIVTTVFVDDPGVEINKPRAATASEMEKNSILLAVTSDGDVYHGGRNIGVDGVSSIVSSLLVEDPDLPVVIQGDKEAKHGVIMKVTDAAQIGGAKSIFSATAK, from the coding sequence ATGAGAAGATTCAGACATTTCACCTCGGAATCAGACACCAGCTCGGAGATCAATATGTCTCCTTTGATTGATATCGTCTTTATCCTTTTGATTTTCTTTATCGTTACGACGGTGTTCGTCGATGATCCAGGTGTTGAGATCAACAAACCTAGAGCGGCGACAGCGAGTGAAATGGAAAAGAACTCCATTCTGCTGGCAGTCACCTCAGATGGGGATGTTTATCATGGTGGACGAAACATCGGGGTCGACGGGGTGTCCAGTATCGTGAGTTCTTTACTAGTTGAAGATCCAGATCTCCCAGTTGTGATCCAGGGGGATAAAGAAGCCAAGCACGGGGTCATTATGAAAGTAACGGATGCAGCTCAAATTGGTGGTGCAAAGTCCATCTTCAGTGCCACAGCCAAGTAG
- a CDS encoding MotA/TolQ/ExbB proton channel family protein, which produces MQDSLYKVWKECWAVLEHGGVVLWAILAVGVLLYAMLCATWVVLVQLQRRIKQESIADVVSDNRREIVRDFAVFELDQLAWLDRRMPVIGVMIGVCTLGGLLGTVSGMLVTFSGLASQAAIDPIEKISVGISEAMITTQAGLLFAIPAALIFAIIRSQVQAVHQLLERQLHSTLANHYSKEKMA; this is translated from the coding sequence ATGCAGGATTCGCTCTACAAAGTCTGGAAGGAATGCTGGGCCGTGCTTGAACACGGTGGAGTGGTTCTGTGGGCGATACTTGCAGTGGGAGTCTTGCTCTATGCGATGCTGTGCGCCACTTGGGTGGTTTTGGTTCAGCTGCAAAGAAGGATCAAGCAAGAATCTATTGCTGATGTAGTCAGTGACAATAGGCGTGAGATCGTTAGAGACTTTGCGGTGTTTGAGCTAGATCAGCTTGCTTGGTTAGATCGCCGTATGCCTGTCATTGGTGTGATGATTGGGGTGTGTACGCTAGGTGGCCTGTTAGGCACCGTGTCAGGAATGCTGGTGACATTCAGCGGATTGGCATCGCAAGCTGCCATCGATCCCATCGAGAAAATATCCGTAGGTATATCAGAAGCCATGATCACGACTCAGGCTGGTTTGCTCTTTGCCATTCCAGCAGCCTTGATCTTTGCAATCATCAGAAGTCAGGTGCAGGCTGTGCATCAGCTGCTAGAGAGACAACTTCATTCAACCTTGGCGAACCATTACAGTAAGGAGAAAATGGCATGA
- a CDS encoding MotA/TolQ/ExbB proton channel family protein, whose amino-acid sequence MRSIARAIIVGVFSSTLLHASTEEELKTDLQKSLTELGEVRAKIAEEKPLLGKKIADLEQELILLRRQQRLARMSAEGRLNDMKALRKNHAIYTQDANYLSAQMKQHAVVMGTQLLPGENGEYSQVLEQIANRGQDQDLDSQVDALSKGVDRLEQLLGGFKTQGNAVTEQDQVLAGEFAHLGPATWFAANDGSVAGPVLSDVGAKSVKVLDGDKEAIAALLGGKEVDLSIDVTGGKARAIAEIQSGFGQLLKKGGVWLMPILGIALLSAICGVIKLLQLMQIKSPREGWVSEILSALRDGRREDAEEIAASAKHPAGELLKNALQYTSAGADVVEEVIYEQLIGVQGKLQSWLPFIAVTAATAPLLGLLGTVSGMIRMFNVITVTGTGDVKPMAGGISEALVTTLFGLIVAIPALIIHTLLSRRSNGVVQNTEKLGLTLVNGLRKMNQG is encoded by the coding sequence ATGAGGAGTATTGCCAGAGCAATCATCGTAGGAGTCTTCTCATCCACCTTGCTACATGCCTCTACAGAGGAGGAACTGAAGACGGATTTGCAGAAGTCGTTGACCGAACTGGGGGAGGTGCGTGCAAAGATTGCCGAGGAGAAGCCTCTACTTGGAAAGAAGATAGCAGATCTGGAGCAGGAATTAATTCTCTTGAGACGTCAGCAACGCCTGGCACGAATGAGTGCAGAAGGCCGTCTCAATGATATGAAGGCCTTGCGTAAGAACCATGCGATCTACACTCAGGACGCCAATTACCTCAGTGCTCAGATGAAGCAGCATGCTGTGGTGATGGGGACTCAGTTGTTGCCAGGAGAGAACGGTGAATACAGTCAGGTGCTCGAGCAAATTGCCAATCGAGGCCAAGACCAGGATCTAGATAGCCAAGTTGATGCCCTCAGTAAAGGAGTGGACCGTCTTGAGCAATTGCTGGGAGGCTTTAAAACGCAGGGTAATGCAGTCACTGAACAAGATCAGGTTCTAGCAGGAGAGTTTGCGCACCTTGGACCGGCTACCTGGTTTGCAGCCAATGATGGTAGTGTTGCCGGGCCTGTGCTGTCTGATGTAGGCGCAAAAAGCGTCAAGGTGTTGGATGGAGATAAAGAAGCTATCGCGGCTTTGCTGGGAGGGAAAGAGGTTGACCTTTCGATTGATGTTACGGGTGGCAAGGCGCGTGCGATCGCTGAAATCCAGAGCGGGTTTGGACAATTGTTGAAAAAGGGGGGAGTCTGGCTCATGCCGATCTTGGGCATTGCATTACTATCCGCCATTTGTGGTGTGATCAAACTACTGCAACTCATGCAGATTAAATCACCACGAGAAGGCTGGGTATCAGAAATTCTCTCCGCCTTACGTGATGGCCGCAGAGAGGATGCCGAGGAGATTGCTGCTAGTGCCAAGCATCCTGCGGGAGAGTTGCTTAAAAATGCTCTTCAATATACGTCTGCCGGAGCTGATGTCGTAGAGGAAGTGATTTACGAGCAGCTCATTGGTGTGCAGGGCAAGTTGCAGAGCTGGTTGCCATTTATCGCGGTTACAGCAGCTACAGCTCCTTTACTAGGTCTTTTAGGCACCGTGTCCGGTATGATCCGCATGTTTAATGTGATCACAGTGACTGGTACTGGTGATGTGAAGCCAATGGCCGGAGGAATTTCTGAGGCTCTGGTCACTACCTTGTTTGGTCTGATCGTGGCGATACCTGCTCTGATTATCCATACATTGCTATCAAGAAGAAGTAACGGGGTGGTGCAGAATACGGAAAAGCTGGGTCTTACTTTGGTCAATGGCCTGCGTAAGATGAATCAGGGATAA
- a CDS encoding DUF3450 family protein — MLCTTIAISMALSGSVLGQEAGADKLTPSEARALIQQWVQTERMITEEKADWKIEREQLNDLIKLYETEMALLKDEVEKAGESHVELDKEKATLESEVKQMRADRRKLGLKVRDISKRMLEVSARFPKPLKDLLSADLYTLESVEDETQMRDGVVALANILKEAGRFNRAVYFSEEMQALEDGEKRQLQVLYLGLGRAYFVSGDKAGVGMPGADGWQWSIREGIDNRVKTTIRVFKKSSQAGLVKLPVEVKP, encoded by the coding sequence ATGTTATGTACAACAATAGCCATCAGCATGGCTTTGTCCGGGAGTGTTCTCGGTCAGGAAGCTGGTGCAGATAAACTCACGCCTAGCGAGGCGCGTGCCTTGATTCAACAATGGGTCCAAACCGAACGCATGATCACGGAAGAAAAAGCGGATTGGAAGATCGAGCGAGAGCAGCTCAATGACTTGATCAAGTTGTATGAGACTGAAATGGCACTTCTCAAGGATGAGGTTGAGAAGGCAGGGGAAAGCCATGTGGAGCTGGATAAGGAAAAAGCGACTCTTGAGTCAGAAGTGAAGCAAATGAGAGCGGATCGGCGTAAGCTGGGTCTCAAGGTGAGAGACATTTCCAAACGCATGCTAGAAGTCTCTGCTAGATTTCCCAAGCCTCTGAAAGATCTCTTGTCTGCGGATCTGTACACGCTGGAGTCAGTGGAAGATGAGACACAGATGCGGGATGGTGTGGTGGCTTTAGCCAATATTTTGAAAGAGGCGGGCAGATTTAATCGCGCGGTCTATTTTTCTGAGGAAATGCAAGCCCTGGAAGATGGGGAGAAGCGGCAGTTACAAGTGCTCTACCTTGGGCTTGGGAGAGCCTACTTTGTCAGTGGCGACAAGGCTGGTGTTGGGATGCCGGGTGCAGATGGATGGCAGTGGAGTATTCGAGAAGGAATTGATAACCGGGTGAAGACTACGATTCGCGTATTCAAGAAATCCTCACAGGCAGGTTTGGTCAAGTTACCCGTGGAGGTGAAGCCATGA
- a CDS encoding metal ABC transporter permease, which translates to MSEYWTMPWDYFGIGAVWLALMCFLVALPCSQLGAFLVMRRMSLVGDAISHSVLPGIVIAFMFVGDLASPWLLIGAAFAGLLVTVIIEQIHRRTRIKQDSAIGIAFTSLFALGVVMLNVYLKKIHLDAQCILEGQIGDVLNYDGPVVLGYTVPEPIVTMTVVCLLTLLLVAVFYRVLLLTSFDSGLAASFGYRPAIVHYCLMGFLSVVVVAAFQAVGAILVIALLILPGATAYLCTHSMKLLLVLAGLHALIASVAGIYINVWINGSQSAATVVAGLALFILAWLFGPADGVVSKAWHRRKVNI; encoded by the coding sequence ATGAGTGAATATTGGACCATGCCATGGGACTATTTTGGGATAGGAGCTGTCTGGTTGGCTCTGATGTGCTTCCTTGTTGCTCTTCCGTGCTCACAGCTGGGTGCGTTTCTGGTGATGAGGCGGATGTCGCTGGTAGGCGATGCAATCAGCCATAGCGTGCTGCCAGGGATCGTTATCGCCTTCATGTTTGTCGGTGATTTGGCCTCACCCTGGCTGCTGATCGGAGCGGCTTTTGCCGGCCTACTCGTCACGGTGATCATTGAGCAAATCCACCGACGGACACGGATTAAACAGGATTCTGCTATCGGTATCGCGTTTACCAGTCTGTTTGCCTTGGGGGTCGTGATGCTTAATGTTTATCTGAAGAAAATCCATCTGGATGCACAATGCATCTTGGAGGGGCAGATCGGTGATGTGCTGAACTACGATGGACCTGTCGTCTTGGGCTATACTGTGCCAGAACCAATCGTGACCATGACGGTGGTGTGCCTACTTACATTACTCTTGGTGGCTGTTTTTTACCGTGTACTTCTTTTGACCTCTTTTGATTCCGGTCTCGCAGCCTCGTTTGGATACAGGCCCGCTATCGTGCACTATTGCCTTATGGGATTTTTGTCAGTCGTGGTCGTAGCAGCCTTTCAGGCTGTGGGAGCCATCCTGGTGATTGCTCTGCTTATTCTGCCAGGGGCTACCGCTTATCTGTGCACGCATTCGATGAAGCTTCTACTCGTGCTGGCTGGGCTTCACGCCTTGATTGCCTCTGTGGCAGGTATCTACATTAACGTTTGGATCAACGGTAGCCAGAGTGCGGCCACGGTTGTGGCTGGCCTTGCTTTGTTTATCTTAGCCTGGCTCTTTGGTCCCGCTGATGGTGTAGTCTCCAAGGCTTGGCATCGAAGAAAGGTCAATATTTGA
- a CDS encoding iron chelate uptake ABC transporter family permease subunit: MNELLLATSTMTAAQAALLAALCVGVSCGLLGSYVVVRRVALVGDALSHAVFPGVVAGFMWSEEKNLYLIFGCALVAGLLGVMMVRAIVQTTRVKDDAALGIVLASFFGIGLLWNSTKQQSGVKSFLFGNLSTIDSTDLWLMFAAAVLVTVAILLLLRPFQVLSFDEGFAVGLGYPVKILNFIFFGLLTFSVVVALQAVGVVLVSAMLITPAATAYLLTDRLERMMIYSVIFGCIACTVGWYVSSQRSGLAPGPVISLTGAFVFGLVYFFAPKHGILSKLIRHLRGRQRVLRENILKAIYKQLEVEGFSDSGISIAVLAEVRRCPLEDAMKQAKLLVKSGEATYEEGKSAIYLTPTGWRRAAEIVRNHRLWELYLTNLADYEEDHVHDDAEVIEHLLGAETVRKLERELDFPQLDPHGKPIPVVTRDVQLEGSRTTKQETGYGG; encoded by the coding sequence ATGAACGAATTGCTGTTAGCCACATCTACGATGACTGCTGCACAGGCCGCCTTGCTGGCGGCTCTCTGTGTGGGGGTGTCTTGCGGGCTTTTGGGGAGTTACGTGGTGGTTCGTCGCGTGGCTTTAGTGGGGGATGCTCTATCACATGCGGTTTTCCCAGGTGTTGTTGCCGGCTTCATGTGGAGTGAGGAGAAGAATTTATATCTGATCTTTGGCTGTGCACTGGTGGCTGGCCTACTTGGGGTTATGATGGTTCGGGCGATCGTTCAGACCACACGTGTGAAGGATGATGCCGCACTGGGAATCGTGTTGGCCTCCTTTTTTGGTATTGGCCTTCTGTGGAATTCCACCAAGCAGCAGAGTGGGGTGAAGAGCTTCTTGTTTGGCAATCTCTCGACCATCGACTCCACGGACTTGTGGTTGATGTTTGCTGCGGCCGTCTTGGTGACAGTCGCGATCCTGCTTTTACTTAGACCGTTCCAGGTGCTCAGCTTTGATGAAGGATTTGCGGTTGGGCTTGGCTATCCAGTAAAAATCCTCAATTTTATTTTCTTTGGTCTGCTGACCTTTTCTGTGGTTGTTGCCCTGCAGGCTGTGGGAGTGGTACTCGTATCCGCCATGCTGATCACACCGGCGGCTACAGCCTATCTTTTGACGGACCGTTTGGAGCGGATGATGATCTACTCGGTAATCTTCGGGTGCATTGCTTGCACTGTGGGGTGGTATGTTTCTTCTCAGCGGAGTGGCTTGGCACCAGGGCCTGTCATCTCACTAACTGGAGCCTTTGTGTTTGGGCTTGTGTACTTCTTTGCGCCAAAGCATGGCATCCTGTCCAAGTTGATTCGCCACCTACGTGGAAGGCAACGTGTTTTACGTGAAAATATCCTTAAAGCCATTTATAAACAGCTGGAGGTCGAGGGATTCTCAGATAGCGGAATTAGTATTGCTGTGCTTGCTGAAGTGAGACGTTGCCCCTTGGAGGATGCCATGAAACAGGCAAAGCTTCTCGTGAAATCTGGAGAGGCGACCTATGAAGAGGGAAAGAGTGCTATTTATCTCACCCCAACAGGGTGGAGGAGAGCTGCGGAAATCGTACGTAACCACCGACTTTGGGAACTTTACCTGACCAATTTGGCCGATTATGAAGAGGATCACGTGCATGATGATGCTGAGGTGATAGAGCATTTGCTGGGTGCTGAAACTGTCAGGAAGCTTGAGCGTGAGTTGGATTTTCCTCAGCTCGATCCTCACGGTAAACCAATTCCTGTTGTGACTCGAGATGTGCAGCTGGAGGGCTCAAGAACTACGAAACAAGAAACGGGGTACGGAGGATGA